From Ipomoea triloba cultivar NCNSP0323 chromosome 5, ASM357664v1, the proteins below share one genomic window:
- the LOC116020632 gene encoding transcription factor MYB80 isoform X2 — MGRIPCCEKENVKRGQWTPEEDHKLSSYIAQHGTRNWRLIPKHAGLQRCGKSCRLRWTNYLRPDLKHGQFSEAEEQTIVTLHSVLGNRWSVIAAQLPGRTDNDVKNHWNTKLKKKLSGMGIDPVTHKPFSHLITEIATTLAPPQVPHLAEAALGCFKDEMLHLLTKKRIGFQLHHPVGPVKHEDKDETIEKIKYGLSRAIKDPAVEMLPAGGNNKPWDHAGGATSSNLGETSNGFPTSDHHHAGFHYSLPCLMHDGGEDGSPWNQSMCTGSTCTPAEQQGRHVHDKAVEDENGGECSEGGGKRTTATDAPPPSIFNSDCVLWDISSEDLINPMV; from the exons ATGGGGAGAATTCCTTGCTGTGAGAAGGAGAATGTGAAGAGAGGACAATGGACTCCTGAAGAAGATCATAAGCTTTCTTCTTATATTGCTCAGCATGGAACACGTAACTGGCGCCTCATTCCCAAACACGCTG GTTTACAGAGATGTGGCAAGAGCTGCAGGCTAAGGTGGACAAACTACCTCCGACCTGACCTTAAACATGGCCAATTCTCTGAGGCGGAAGAGCAGACTATCGTCACCCTCCATTCTGTTCTTGGAAATCG ATGGTCTGTGATTGCTGCGCAGCTGCCGGGAAGAACGGACAATGACGTGAAGAATCATTGGAACACCAAGCTGAAAAAGAAGCTATCAGGAATGGGAATAGACCCGGTGACTCACAAGCCGTTTTCTCACCTCATAACCGAGATCGCCACCACGCTAGCGCCGCCGCAAGTGCCTCACTTAGCGGAGGCGGCGCTCGGGTGTTTCAAGGACGAGATGCTCCACCTCCTCACCAAGAAGCGCATAGGGTTCCAGCTTCATCACCCGGTGGGCCCCGTCAAACACGAAGACAAAGACGAAACAATTGAGAAGATCAAATACGGACTGTCCAGAGCCATAAAGGACCCGGCGGTTGAAATGCTCCCCGCCGGCGGGAATAACAAACCTTGGGATCACGCCGGCGGTGCCACGTCATCCAACCTTGGGGAAACTAGCAACGGTTTTCCCACCTCCGATCATCATCACGCCGGATTTCACTACAGCCTTCCGTGCCTTATGCACGACGGCGGCGAGGACGGGTCGCCGTGGAACCAGAGCATGTGCACCGGAAGCACGTGCACGCCGGCGGAGCAACAGGGGCGGCACGTGCATGACAAAGCGGTGGAGGATGAAAACGGCGGCGAGTGTTCGGAAGGCGGCGGAAAACGCACAACCGCGACGGACGCGCCGCCGCCCAGCATTTTCAACTCCGACTGTGTCTTGTGGGATATTTCCTCTGAAGATCTCATCAACCCTATGGTTTAA
- the LOC116020632 gene encoding transcription factor MYB80 isoform X1 — protein sequence MEHVTGASFPNTLVFFLNFLDHCIISLNITNLDGFSERIRFYCVIWLSYACLPGLQRCGKSCRLRWTNYLRPDLKHGQFSEAEEQTIVTLHSVLGNRWSVIAAQLPGRTDNDVKNHWNTKLKKKLSGMGIDPVTHKPFSHLITEIATTLAPPQVPHLAEAALGCFKDEMLHLLTKKRIGFQLHHPVGPVKHEDKDETIEKIKYGLSRAIKDPAVEMLPAGGNNKPWDHAGGATSSNLGETSNGFPTSDHHHAGFHYSLPCLMHDGGEDGSPWNQSMCTGSTCTPAEQQGRHVHDKAVEDENGGECSEGGGKRTTATDAPPPSIFNSDCVLWDISSEDLINPMV from the exons ATGGAACACGTAACTGGCGCCTCATTCCCAAACACGCTGGTCTTCTTCCTTAATTTTCTCGATCACTGCATCATATCGTTAAATATAACTAACCTGGATGGTTTTTCGGAAAGAATAAGGTTTTATTGTGTGATATGGTTGTCGTATGCCTGCCTTCCAGGTTTACAGAGATGTGGCAAGAGCTGCAGGCTAAGGTGGACAAACTACCTCCGACCTGACCTTAAACATGGCCAATTCTCTGAGGCGGAAGAGCAGACTATCGTCACCCTCCATTCTGTTCTTGGAAATCG ATGGTCTGTGATTGCTGCGCAGCTGCCGGGAAGAACGGACAATGACGTGAAGAATCATTGGAACACCAAGCTGAAAAAGAAGCTATCAGGAATGGGAATAGACCCGGTGACTCACAAGCCGTTTTCTCACCTCATAACCGAGATCGCCACCACGCTAGCGCCGCCGCAAGTGCCTCACTTAGCGGAGGCGGCGCTCGGGTGTTTCAAGGACGAGATGCTCCACCTCCTCACCAAGAAGCGCATAGGGTTCCAGCTTCATCACCCGGTGGGCCCCGTCAAACACGAAGACAAAGACGAAACAATTGAGAAGATCAAATACGGACTGTCCAGAGCCATAAAGGACCCGGCGGTTGAAATGCTCCCCGCCGGCGGGAATAACAAACCTTGGGATCACGCCGGCGGTGCCACGTCATCCAACCTTGGGGAAACTAGCAACGGTTTTCCCACCTCCGATCATCATCACGCCGGATTTCACTACAGCCTTCCGTGCCTTATGCACGACGGCGGCGAGGACGGGTCGCCGTGGAACCAGAGCATGTGCACCGGAAGCACGTGCACGCCGGCGGAGCAACAGGGGCGGCACGTGCATGACAAAGCGGTGGAGGATGAAAACGGCGGCGAGTGTTCGGAAGGCGGCGGAAAACGCACAACCGCGACGGACGCGCCGCCGCCCAGCATTTTCAACTCCGACTGTGTCTTGTGGGATATTTCCTCTGAAGATCTCATCAACCCTATGGTTTAA
- the LOC116020634 gene encoding KH domain-containing protein At5g56140-like isoform X2 → MSSVGLMAYLRSQSHHIGGLSSASSALVEQEQYLAELLEERSKLKPFMPVLPHCYRLLNQEILRVTTLLGNASVLDQSGLEHANPLASGGIFSKGANADRWASVSPFRSESSGLTEPLSNQNWRSSQSSSSGLIVRRTIRIDIPVDLFPSYNFVGRLLGPRGNSLKRVEASTDCRVLIRGHGSIKDPTKEEMMRGKPGYEHLNEPLHLIVEAELPVEIIDARLMQAREILEDLLKPVDESQDFYKKQQLRELALLNGTLREEGSQMSGSVSPFHNNLGMKRAKTQG, encoded by the exons ATGTCTTCTGTCGGGCTTATGGCGTACTTGCGGTCTCAGTCTCATCACATCGGCGGCCTGAGCTCCGCCTCTTCTGCCCTCGTTGAGCAAGAACA GTATCTCGCTGAGTTGCTTGAGGAGCGCAGCAAACTTAAACCATTTATGCCTGTGCTTCCTCATTGCTATCGGTTGCTGAACCAGG AAATATTGCGTGTAACTACACTCTTGGGGAATGCGTCAGTTTTAGATCAAAGTGGGCTTGAACATGCTAACCCCCTGGCTTCAGGAGGAATATTTTCAAAAGGAGCTAATGCGGACAGATGGGCATCAGTGTCACCATTTCGATCAGAA AGTTCAGGTCTAACCGAGCCCTTGTCTAATCAAAACTGGCGCAGTAGTCAAAGTAGCTCGTCTGGCCTTATTGTTAGGCGAACAATCAGAATTGATATTCCCGTGGATCTGTTTCCTAGT TACAATTTCGTTGGTCGCCTCCTTGGTCCTAGAGGGAACTCTCTGAAGCGAGTTGAAGCAAGTACTGACTGCCGTGTTCTGATTAGAGGACATGGAAGCATCAAAGATCCAACAAAG GAAGAGATGATGAGAGGTAAACCCGGGTATGAGCACCTAAATGAGCCGCTTCATTTAATTGTAGAGGCAGAACTGCCCGTGGAGATAATTGATGCTCGATTAATGCAAGCACGCGAGATCCTTGAAGATCTTCTCAAGCCTGTG GATGAGTCTCAAGATTTTTACAAAAAGCAGCAGCTAAGAGAATTGGCACTGCTCAATGGTACACTGCGCGAAGAGGGGTCTCAAATGTCTGGTTCTGTGTCGCCTTTTCACAACAACCTCGGGATGAAGAGGGCCAAAACCCAGGGGTGA
- the LOC116020634 gene encoding KH domain-containing protein At5g56140-like isoform X1 → MSSVGLMAYLRSQSHHIGGLSSASSALVEQEQYLAELLEERSKLKPFMPVLPHCYRLLNQAEILRVTTLLGNASVLDQSGLEHANPLASGGIFSKGANADRWASVSPFRSESSGLTEPLSNQNWRSSQSSSSGLIVRRTIRIDIPVDLFPSYNFVGRLLGPRGNSLKRVEASTDCRVLIRGHGSIKDPTKEEMMRGKPGYEHLNEPLHLIVEAELPVEIIDARLMQAREILEDLLKPVDESQDFYKKQQLRELALLNGTLREEGSQMSGSVSPFHNNLGMKRAKTQG, encoded by the exons ATGTCTTCTGTCGGGCTTATGGCGTACTTGCGGTCTCAGTCTCATCACATCGGCGGCCTGAGCTCCGCCTCTTCTGCCCTCGTTGAGCAAGAACA GTATCTCGCTGAGTTGCTTGAGGAGCGCAGCAAACTTAAACCATTTATGCCTGTGCTTCCTCATTGCTATCGGTTGCTGAACCAGG CAGAAATATTGCGTGTAACTACACTCTTGGGGAATGCGTCAGTTTTAGATCAAAGTGGGCTTGAACATGCTAACCCCCTGGCTTCAGGAGGAATATTTTCAAAAGGAGCTAATGCGGACAGATGGGCATCAGTGTCACCATTTCGATCAGAA AGTTCAGGTCTAACCGAGCCCTTGTCTAATCAAAACTGGCGCAGTAGTCAAAGTAGCTCGTCTGGCCTTATTGTTAGGCGAACAATCAGAATTGATATTCCCGTGGATCTGTTTCCTAGT TACAATTTCGTTGGTCGCCTCCTTGGTCCTAGAGGGAACTCTCTGAAGCGAGTTGAAGCAAGTACTGACTGCCGTGTTCTGATTAGAGGACATGGAAGCATCAAAGATCCAACAAAG GAAGAGATGATGAGAGGTAAACCCGGGTATGAGCACCTAAATGAGCCGCTTCATTTAATTGTAGAGGCAGAACTGCCCGTGGAGATAATTGATGCTCGATTAATGCAAGCACGCGAGATCCTTGAAGATCTTCTCAAGCCTGTG GATGAGTCTCAAGATTTTTACAAAAAGCAGCAGCTAAGAGAATTGGCACTGCTCAATGGTACACTGCGCGAAGAGGGGTCTCAAATGTCTGGTTCTGTGTCGCCTTTTCACAACAACCTCGGGATGAAGAGGGCCAAAACCCAGGGGTGA
- the LOC116020634 gene encoding KH domain-containing protein At4g26480-like isoform X3, translated as MSSVGLMAYLRSQSHHIGGLSSASSALVEQEQYLAELLEERSKLKPFMPVLPHCYRLLNQGLTEPLSNQNWRSSQSSSSGLIVRRTIRIDIPVDLFPSYNFVGRLLGPRGNSLKRVEASTDCRVLIRGHGSIKDPTKEEMMRGKPGYEHLNEPLHLIVEAELPVEIIDARLMQAREILEDLLKPVDESQDFYKKQQLRELALLNGTLREEGSQMSGSVSPFHNNLGMKRAKTQG; from the exons ATGTCTTCTGTCGGGCTTATGGCGTACTTGCGGTCTCAGTCTCATCACATCGGCGGCCTGAGCTCCGCCTCTTCTGCCCTCGTTGAGCAAGAACA GTATCTCGCTGAGTTGCTTGAGGAGCGCAGCAAACTTAAACCATTTATGCCTGTGCTTCCTCATTGCTATCGGTTGCTGAACCAGG GTCTAACCGAGCCCTTGTCTAATCAAAACTGGCGCAGTAGTCAAAGTAGCTCGTCTGGCCTTATTGTTAGGCGAACAATCAGAATTGATATTCCCGTGGATCTGTTTCCTAGT TACAATTTCGTTGGTCGCCTCCTTGGTCCTAGAGGGAACTCTCTGAAGCGAGTTGAAGCAAGTACTGACTGCCGTGTTCTGATTAGAGGACATGGAAGCATCAAAGATCCAACAAAG GAAGAGATGATGAGAGGTAAACCCGGGTATGAGCACCTAAATGAGCCGCTTCATTTAATTGTAGAGGCAGAACTGCCCGTGGAGATAATTGATGCTCGATTAATGCAAGCACGCGAGATCCTTGAAGATCTTCTCAAGCCTGTG GATGAGTCTCAAGATTTTTACAAAAAGCAGCAGCTAAGAGAATTGGCACTGCTCAATGGTACACTGCGCGAAGAGGGGTCTCAAATGTCTGGTTCTGTGTCGCCTTTTCACAACAACCTCGGGATGAAGAGGGCCAAAACCCAGGGGTGA